From the genome of Leptodactylus fuscus isolate aLepFus1 chromosome 1, aLepFus1.hap2, whole genome shotgun sequence, one region includes:
- the LOC142218847 gene encoding oocyte zinc finger protein XlCOF29-like encodes MERDRNKMAESLLNLTLEIIYQLTGEDYTVVKKTSSGRCQSPVYDGYGGTLSPIPGPPLHPLIQEEINGQKILELTNKMLELLTGEVTLLGMLGHYTVPGGVGVMTVSLCCQVPIRCQDVAVYFSMEDWEYLEGHKDLYKEVMMEDHQPLTSAGNRHDYIHMDFHDLYVQNEFSPCLCFLQVDPVRGQHWRDVPVLFFHRMIR; translated from the exons atggaaagagacaggaacaagatggcggaaagtctattaaatctcaccctagagatcatctatcagcttactggagag gattacacagtagtgaagaagacctctagtgggcgctgtcagtctcctgtgtatgatggatatggaggaacaCTGAGCCcaatccctgggcctccacttcaccccctgatacaggaggagatcaatggacagaagatcctagaactcaccaacaagatgctggagctgctgactggagaggtgacactgctgggaatgctgggacattatacagtacctggaggggtcggggtgatgactgtatcattgtgttgtcaggttcctataaggtgtcaggatgtcgctgtctatttctccatggaggactgggagtatttagaaggacacaaggatctgtacaaggaggtgatgatggaggaccaccagcccctcacatcagcaggtaatagacatgactatatacacatggacttccatgatttgtatgtacagaatgaattcagtccctgtctgtgtttcctacaggtagatccagtaagaggacaacactggagagatgtcccagtcctcttcttccacaggatgatcaggtag